The Halobacterium litoreum genome includes a region encoding these proteins:
- a CDS encoding zinc ribbon domain-containing protein — protein sequence MEWGLFVLALVFIAVLQLVVWRRLQSGDVGVTENAASREHGYPADVPAADDEERTAADPDVTLCPECGSENETGYRFCRECVGMLHA from the coding sequence ATGGAGTGGGGTCTGTTCGTCCTCGCGCTGGTGTTCATCGCCGTCCTCCAGTTGGTGGTGTGGCGGCGCCTCCAGAGCGGCGACGTCGGCGTCACCGAGAACGCGGCGTCCCGCGAGCACGGCTACCCCGCTGACGTCCCCGCCGCCGACGACGAGGAGCGCACCGCCGCCGACCCGGACGTGACGCTGTGCCCCGAGTGCGGCAGCGAGAACGAGACCGGCTACAGGTTCTGCCGGGAGTGTGTTGGGATGCTCCACGCGTGA
- a CDS encoding acyltransferase: MTKRHVSLPDDAEATLRGFVSAVDDRLAAASDPDELADAVTETLVDLHGARDAYESWQNDDAASPVEAARFANFDPRNATLESEYYAEKDEGAFARSKPLQWLWRQFDNTPLADNVAFALRFRRMLAGHLFADVGEGVRLFKGISMTYGHNIELGDNVVVHDDVHLDDRGELVIGDRASVSDAAHVYTHDHDLVDQTEVTNFRTEIGADARVTQGALVRAGVRVGENAVVGSRAVVQADVPDHHVAVGMPAKSVRVKPGWESVADPVEADHERRQDERRLDSEMPEDLDAFDEFQRDLTPPDA; this comes from the coding sequence ATGACCAAGCGACACGTCTCCCTGCCGGACGACGCGGAGGCGACCCTCCGCGGGTTCGTCTCGGCGGTGGACGACCGACTCGCGGCCGCGAGCGACCCGGACGAACTCGCGGACGCGGTCACGGAGACGCTCGTGGACCTGCACGGCGCGCGGGACGCCTACGAGTCGTGGCAGAACGACGACGCGGCGTCCCCCGTGGAGGCCGCGCGGTTCGCGAACTTCGACCCGCGGAACGCCACGCTCGAGTCCGAGTACTACGCCGAGAAAGACGAGGGCGCGTTCGCGCGCTCGAAGCCCCTGCAGTGGCTGTGGCGGCAGTTCGACAACACGCCGCTGGCGGACAACGTCGCGTTCGCGCTGCGGTTCCGGCGGATGCTCGCGGGCCACCTGTTCGCGGACGTCGGCGAGGGCGTGCGCCTGTTCAAGGGCATCTCGATGACGTACGGCCACAACATCGAACTCGGGGACAACGTCGTGGTTCACGACGACGTCCACCTCGACGACCGCGGCGAACTCGTAATCGGGGACCGCGCGAGCGTGAGCGACGCGGCCCACGTCTACACGCACGACCACGACCTCGTCGACCAGACCGAGGTGACGAACTTCCGCACGGAAATCGGGGCGGACGCGCGCGTGACCCAGGGCGCGCTCGTCAGGGCCGGCGTGCGCGTCGGCGAGAACGCGGTCGTCGGCTCTCGCGCGGTCGTGCAGGCGGACGTACCCGACCACCACGTCGCGGTCGGGATGCCCGCGAAGAGCGTCCGCGTGAAGCCGGGCTGGGAGTCGGTCGCCGACCCGGTCGAAGCCGACCACGAGCGCCGGCAGGACGAGCGCCGCCTCGACAGCGAGATGCCCGAGGACCTCGACGCGTTCGACGAGTTCCAGCGCGACCTGACGCCGCCGGACGCCTGA
- a CDS encoding Nmad3 family putative nucleotide modification protein — MTRAVAINVAANTNEPGVRGPLYADGSFEYVPIPESEPTSEPLPTYADLDLAVDLPDGAADRPVHLDPTFAEYPCCDRYTYGDPHGVKARPLLDLSAGDRVYFYATLDAPDAPADWMADDWGAYLIGEFVLACDPVDGDEYAALPAGERERFAGNAHLKRDPFDAAVLLAGTDASRLYDTAVPLSEGRGIDANRAVTEWSADSGKGPWWRRPLRYDDDSAARLREWVQRESYPPVR, encoded by the coding sequence GTGACCCGCGCCGTCGCCATCAACGTCGCCGCGAACACCAACGAGCCGGGCGTCCGCGGCCCGCTGTACGCGGACGGCTCCTTCGAGTACGTCCCCATCCCGGAGTCCGAACCGACGAGCGAGCCGCTGCCGACGTACGCCGACCTCGACCTCGCGGTCGACCTCCCGGACGGCGCTGCCGACCGCCCCGTCCACCTCGACCCGACGTTCGCCGAGTACCCCTGTTGTGACCGCTACACGTACGGCGACCCGCACGGCGTGAAGGCCCGCCCCCTCCTCGATTTGTCGGCGGGCGACCGCGTCTACTTCTACGCGACGCTCGACGCGCCCGACGCCCCCGCGGACTGGATGGCCGACGACTGGGGCGCGTACCTCATCGGGGAGTTCGTGCTCGCCTGCGACCCCGTAGACGGCGACGAGTACGCCGCCCTGCCGGCGGGCGAACGCGAGCGCTTCGCGGGGAACGCGCACCTGAAACGCGACCCGTTCGACGCCGCCGTCCTGCTCGCCGGCACGGACGCCTCGCGGCTCTACGACACCGCGGTTCCGCTGAGCGAGGGCCGAGGCATCGACGCCAACCGCGCGGTCACCGAGTGGTCGGCGGACTCGGGGAAGGGACCGTGGTGGCGCCGCCCGCTCCGGTACGACGACGACAGCGCGGCGCGCCTCCGCGAGTGGGTGCAGCGGGAGTCCTATCCGCCGGTACGCTGA
- a CDS encoding PAS domain-containing sensor histidine kinase codes for MAASGPTDDRRISTTELDALVQDTEFFRSLVENGSDAIVSIDEDSTILYANRSVERVFGYEPEEMVGEKLTMIMPERFRSAHFGAIDRYLDTGERELDWNAIELPAEHKDGHEVPLSITFEEHAYEGERVFSGIMRDISERKAYEDTLETLQGAARDLMQAPDPEAIGERVVAAVEDSIGFPVSSLYVYDDAADVLRPVAHTDAVDDLVADPPTFDEGTLAWAAFEDGEPRVYQADEDAGDEDVPLHRPDGDVASEYVVPMGDRGCLLVSDTEAVTFDEQSRNLVRILAANAEAALERAEREAERERQNERLERFASIVSHDIRDPLQSARATAAVAKAGDESALDDLDDIFDRMEELVEDVLTLAKQGQTVGETEPVALESVADDAWCTTEVEGATLVVDDDLPTLQADGERLRSLLENLFRNAVTHGGDAVTVRIGALGDDAGFYVEDDGPGFGDADTDQLFEYGYTTDTDGTGFGLSIVRDIVTAHGWTVDATESDDGGARFEIDTR; via the coding sequence ATGGCCGCATCGGGACCAACGGACGACCGCCGCATCTCGACGACCGAGTTGGACGCGCTCGTTCAGGACACCGAGTTCTTCCGGTCGCTCGTCGAGAACGGCTCCGACGCCATCGTCTCCATCGACGAGGACAGCACCATCCTCTACGCGAACCGGTCCGTCGAGCGCGTCTTCGGCTACGAACCGGAGGAGATGGTCGGCGAGAAACTCACGATGATAATGCCCGAGCGGTTCCGGAGCGCGCACTTCGGCGCCATCGACCGCTACCTCGACACGGGCGAACGCGAACTCGACTGGAACGCCATCGAGCTCCCCGCCGAACACAAGGACGGCCACGAGGTCCCGCTCTCGATTACCTTCGAGGAGCACGCCTACGAGGGCGAGCGCGTGTTCTCCGGCATCATGCGGGACATCTCCGAACGGAAAGCCTACGAGGACACGCTGGAGACGCTGCAGGGCGCCGCCCGCGACCTGATGCAGGCGCCGGACCCGGAAGCCATCGGCGAACGCGTCGTCGCCGCCGTCGAGGACAGCATCGGCTTCCCCGTCTCCTCGCTGTACGTCTACGACGACGCCGCCGACGTCCTCCGACCCGTCGCGCACACCGACGCCGTCGACGACCTCGTCGCCGACCCGCCGACGTTCGACGAGGGGACACTCGCGTGGGCGGCCTTCGAGGACGGCGAACCGCGCGTCTACCAGGCCGACGAGGACGCCGGCGACGAGGACGTCCCGCTCCACCGGCCCGACGGCGACGTCGCATCCGAGTACGTCGTCCCGATGGGCGACCGCGGCTGTCTCCTCGTCTCCGACACGGAAGCCGTCACCTTCGACGAGCAGAGCCGGAACCTCGTCCGGATTCTCGCCGCGAACGCCGAAGCCGCGCTCGAACGCGCCGAGCGCGAAGCCGAACGCGAGCGACAGAACGAGCGCCTCGAACGGTTCGCGAGCATCGTCAGCCACGACATCCGCGACCCCCTGCAGTCGGCGCGCGCCACCGCCGCCGTCGCGAAGGCCGGCGACGAGTCCGCACTCGACGACTTAGACGACATCTTCGACCGCATGGAGGAACTCGTCGAGGACGTCCTCACGCTCGCGAAACAGGGCCAGACCGTCGGTGAGACCGAACCTGTCGCGCTCGAATCGGTCGCCGACGACGCGTGGTGCACGACCGAAGTCGAGGGCGCCACGCTCGTCGTGGACGACGACCTCCCGACCCTGCAGGCCGACGGCGAACGCCTCCGGTCGCTGCTGGAGAACCTCTTCCGGAACGCTGTGACCCACGGCGGCGACGCCGTCACCGTTCGCATCGGCGCGCTCGGCGACGACGCCGGCTTCTACGTCGAAGACGACGGCCCCGGATTCGGCGACGCCGACACCGACCAACTGTTCGAGTACGGCTACACGACCGACACCGACGGCACCGGTTTCGGCCTCAGCATCGTGCGCGACATCGTCACCGCACACGGCTGGACGGTCGACGCGACCGAGAGCGACGACGGCGGCGCGCGCTTCGAGATAGACACGAGGTGA
- a CDS encoding glutathione S-transferase N-terminal domain-containing protein encodes MLELYQSEGCPHSQTVRERLSELGVSYVAHNPRLPGSEGGDVTNELTHGELVDAGGDDQIPCLVDTDRGEVVYESEAIVDYLDEHYA; translated from the coding sequence GTGCTCGAACTCTACCAGTCCGAGGGCTGTCCGCACTCCCAGACCGTCCGCGAGCGGCTCTCCGAACTCGGCGTGTCGTACGTCGCGCACAACCCCCGGCTTCCGGGGAGCGAGGGCGGCGACGTGACGAACGAACTCACGCACGGCGAACTCGTCGACGCCGGCGGCGACGACCAGATTCCCTGTCTCGTGGACACCGACCGCGGCGAGGTCGTCTACGAGAGCGAAGCCATCGTCGACTACCTCGACGAGCACTACGCCTGA
- a CDS encoding NAD+ synthase: MTGPDVIEPLDVRFSEAELTERRDRIQSFLRETVEAAGAERCVLGLSGGIDSTTVAYLTVDELGADALHGLVMPAAASDEENMSDAERVAEDLGIEYDVIEIDPFVDRLTDLYPEAGDDQLAVGNARARTRAVLNYFVANHENGVVLGTGNRTEAATGYFTKYGDQAVDCNPIGNLYKMQVRQLARDLGVPEGLVTKTPTAGLWPDQTDEGELGVGYDTIDAVLALHVHGGAPASATAAHLDVPESVVETVVELHEQSTHKRSMPPAP, from the coding sequence ATGACCGGCCCAGACGTTATCGAGCCACTCGACGTGCGGTTCTCCGAGGCGGAGTTGACCGAGCGACGCGACCGCATCCAGTCGTTTCTCCGGGAGACGGTGGAGGCGGCTGGCGCGGAGCGCTGTGTCCTCGGGCTCTCGGGAGGCATCGACTCGACGACCGTCGCGTACCTCACCGTCGACGAACTCGGCGCGGACGCGCTGCACGGCCTCGTGATGCCGGCGGCGGCGTCCGACGAGGAGAACATGAGCGACGCGGAGCGCGTCGCCGAGGACCTCGGCATCGAGTACGACGTAATCGAAATCGACCCGTTCGTCGACCGGCTCACGGACCTCTATCCCGAGGCGGGCGACGACCAACTCGCGGTCGGGAACGCGAGAGCGCGGACGCGAGCCGTCCTGAACTACTTCGTCGCGAACCACGAGAACGGCGTCGTGCTCGGCACCGGGAACCGCACGGAGGCGGCGACCGGCTACTTCACGAAGTACGGCGACCAGGCGGTCGACTGCAACCCCATCGGGAACCTCTACAAGATGCAGGTGCGCCAACTGGCCCGCGACCTCGGGGTGCCCGAAGGCCTCGTGACGAAGACGCCGACGGCGGGGTTGTGGCCGGACCAGACCGACGAGGGCGAACTTGGCGTGGGCTACGACACCATCGACGCGGTGCTCGCGTTGCACGTCCACGGCGGCGCGCCCGCGAGCGCGACGGCTGCCCACCTCGACGTCCCCGAGTCGGTCGTCGAGACGGTCGTCGAGTTACACGAGCAGAGCACGCACAAGCGCTCGATGCCGCCGGCGCCCTAG
- a CDS encoding aldo/keto reductase yields the protein MQHRELGDSGVEVSEVGFGAWVVGTDWWGDRDEDDAIEMVEYALDAGITYFDTGDVYGHGRSEELLGEVLAERGDEMTVATKVGYDFYNNPQAGHGELPKEMDVDYLRDAVDKSMDRLGVDHVDYLQLHNPDVGEMTPDVLEFLDELREDGRADAIGVALGPSIGWLAEGDFAIEQEFDGVQYVGNMLEQDVHNHFVDTVREEGAATSLIPRVPHSSGLLNEQVTPDTELGEGDHRGFRPDEWYETGWEKIEELRFLERDGERTMGQAAIQWLLSFDEVASVTPTFRSKDDIDEWAAASETPALSEDETERVAALYADDFGVDRFDGMEKEDYRTSVDGDDLEDAGLLSAD from the coding sequence ATGCAACACCGCGAACTCGGGGACTCCGGGGTCGAGGTCAGCGAAGTCGGCTTCGGCGCGTGGGTCGTCGGCACCGACTGGTGGGGCGACCGAGACGAGGACGACGCCATCGAGATGGTGGAGTACGCGCTCGACGCCGGCATCACGTACTTCGACACCGGCGACGTGTACGGCCACGGCCGCAGCGAGGAACTGCTCGGCGAGGTGCTCGCCGAGCGCGGCGACGAGATGACCGTCGCCACGAAGGTCGGCTACGACTTCTACAACAACCCGCAGGCCGGCCACGGGGAACTCCCGAAGGAGATGGACGTCGACTACCTCCGTGACGCCGTCGACAAGTCGATGGACCGCCTCGGCGTCGACCACGTCGACTACCTCCAACTCCACAACCCGGACGTCGGCGAGATGACGCCGGACGTGCTCGAATTCCTCGACGAACTCCGAGAGGACGGGCGCGCGGACGCCATCGGCGTCGCGCTCGGTCCCTCCATCGGCTGGCTGGCGGAGGGCGATTTCGCCATCGAGCAGGAGTTCGACGGCGTGCAGTACGTCGGCAACATGCTCGAACAGGACGTACACAACCACTTCGTGGACACCGTCCGGGAGGAGGGCGCCGCGACGTCCCTGATTCCGCGCGTCCCGCACTCCTCGGGCCTCCTGAACGAGCAGGTGACGCCTGACACCGAACTCGGCGAGGGCGACCACCGCGGCTTCCGTCCCGACGAGTGGTACGAGACCGGGTGGGAGAAAATCGAGGAACTGCGCTTCCTCGAACGCGACGGCGAGCGCACGATGGGGCAGGCCGCTATCCAGTGGCTCCTCTCGTTCGACGAGGTCGCCAGCGTCACGCCGACGTTCCGCTCGAAAGACGACATCGACGAGTGGGCCGCCGCCTCCGAGACGCCCGCGCTCAGCGAGGACGAGACCGAGCGCGTCGCCGCGCTGTACGCCGACGACTTCGGCGTCGACCGCTTCGATGGCATGGAGAAGGAGGACTACCGCACGAGCGTCGACGGCGACGACCTCGAAGACGCGGGCTTGCTGTCCGCGGACTGA
- a CDS encoding response regulator — MDTTTPDGDDRPVVLAVDDEKRVVQAFSLWLEDYDVRTATGGEDALDAIDDDVDVVLLDRHMPHMSGDEVLEEIRERGYDCRVAMVTGVDPDFDIVDMPFEEYVQKPVDQAELTELIDRLADLERYDERIDDLYSVVQKRVTLEAELPESELEDSDRYQRLLERERELEAETDDVIESMDDDGFEQLF; from the coding sequence ATGGACACGACAACCCCCGACGGCGACGACCGCCCGGTCGTCCTCGCAGTAGACGACGAGAAACGAGTCGTACAGGCGTTTTCCCTCTGGCTCGAGGACTACGACGTCCGCACCGCCACCGGCGGCGAGGACGCACTCGACGCCATCGACGACGACGTCGACGTGGTGTTGCTCGACCGCCACATGCCCCACATGTCCGGCGACGAAGTGCTCGAGGAAATCCGCGAGCGCGGCTACGACTGCCGCGTCGCGATGGTGACCGGCGTCGACCCGGACTTCGACATCGTCGACATGCCCTTCGAGGAGTACGTCCAGAAGCCGGTCGACCAAGCCGAACTCACCGAACTCATCGACCGGCTCGCCGACCTCGAACGCTACGACGAACGCATCGACGACCTCTACAGCGTCGTCCAGAAGCGCGTCACGCTCGAAGCCGAACTCCCCGAGAGCGAACTCGAAGACAGCGACCGCTACCAGCGCCTGCTCGAACGCGAACGCGAACTCGAAGCCGAGACCGACGACGTCATCGAGTCGATGGACGACGACGGCTTCGAACAACTGTTCTGA
- a CDS encoding DUF7114 family protein, with product MEEAEQARVAALEAVEDIEPDGLRAVIDDHVASSSMLPGVLTVLSARVVDGSVDPGAVSRRAAGVQLIYEGLRVTRDLVADEPWAYTDDPDPDDDLDVLAADVLVARGFRLLARTEAAGHAVQTVREFGHEQTDVQEGRTSTARTLEANVFELAAIAGGTAAGGETPVALRQYVVGLADNHGAPPLPPAADALPDGIEDVMARVGRPSGDERVGTTSVGDR from the coding sequence ATGGAGGAGGCCGAGCAGGCACGCGTCGCCGCCCTCGAGGCCGTCGAGGACATCGAGCCCGACGGGCTCCGCGCGGTCATCGACGACCACGTCGCGTCGTCTTCGATGCTGCCGGGTGTTCTCACCGTGTTGAGCGCGCGCGTCGTCGACGGCTCCGTCGACCCCGGCGCCGTCTCGCGGCGCGCCGCGGGCGTGCAACTCATCTACGAGGGGCTGCGCGTCACTCGCGACCTCGTCGCCGACGAGCCGTGGGCGTACACCGACGACCCGGACCCGGACGACGACCTGGACGTGCTGGCGGCGGACGTGCTGGTCGCACGCGGCTTCCGGTTGCTCGCGCGCACCGAGGCCGCGGGTCACGCGGTCCAGACCGTCCGCGAGTTCGGCCACGAGCAGACCGACGTACAGGAGGGCCGGACGTCGACGGCCCGCACGCTGGAGGCGAACGTCTTCGAGTTGGCGGCCATCGCTGGGGGGACGGCCGCCGGCGGCGAGACGCCGGTCGCGCTCCGCCAGTACGTCGTCGGCCTCGCGGACAACCACGGCGCCCCGCCGCTCCCGCCCGCGGCCGACGCGCTCCCCGACGGCATCGAGGACGTGATGGCGCGCGTCGGCCGCCCGTCGGGCGACGAGCGCGTCGGCACCACGTCGGTCGGCGACCGATAA
- a CDS encoding enoyl-CoA hydratase/isomerase family protein has translation MLDVTDTDAVRVVALDRPARRNALTPAGLDALRDAVADASQPVVYVHGAGDAFCAGADLDTVRGLDGDSGSEFARRGQRTMNAIEDADSVVVAGVDGAARGGGVELALACDLRVCTPDASFAETGVTLGLFGAWGGTRRLREAVGATHAADLSLSGRTVDAADARETGLVSRVVDDPRAVADEIAGNDAAALRELKPLLSVDADREETDRREADAFGRLLADDPF, from the coding sequence ATGCTCGACGTCACCGACACCGACGCCGTCCGGGTGGTCGCGCTCGACCGACCCGCCCGTCGGAACGCGCTCACGCCCGCCGGCCTCGACGCGCTCCGGGACGCCGTCGCGGACGCCAGCCAGCCGGTCGTCTACGTCCACGGTGCAGGCGACGCGTTCTGTGCTGGCGCCGACCTCGACACCGTCCGCGGCCTCGACGGCGACTCCGGAAGCGAGTTCGCGCGCCGCGGGCAGCGCACGATGAACGCCATCGAAGACGCCGACAGCGTCGTCGTCGCGGGTGTCGACGGTGCGGCCCGCGGGGGCGGCGTCGAACTCGCGCTCGCCTGTGACCTCCGCGTCTGCACGCCCGACGCCTCGTTCGCGGAGACCGGCGTCACGCTCGGCCTGTTCGGCGCGTGGGGCGGCACGCGGCGCCTCCGCGAAGCCGTGGGTGCGACTCACGCTGCCGACCTCTCGCTGTCCGGGCGCACCGTCGACGCCGCGGACGCTCGCGAGACGGGACTCGTCTCCCGTGTCGTCGACGACCCGCGCGCCGTTGCCGACGAAATCGCGGGAAACGACGCCGCGGCGCTCCGAGAACTGAAACCCCTCCTCAGCGTGGACGCCGACCGCGAGGAGACCGACAGGAGGGAGGCCGACGCGTTCGGTCGCCTGCTCGCCGACGACCCGTTCTAG